In one window of Oryza sativa Japonica Group chromosome 9, ASM3414082v1 DNA:
- the LOC4346498 gene encoding D-aminoacyl-tRNA deacylase: MVVLVVATASDPASIGPAAAFLAMPGWSPGPPIPEGMESFTNGDVRLLKHERSIIAEDDLDNRWQAATGEAVSEVIFLSKHTAVSNRPALTVHPIGVPHLREDETPPQGGRPGWAALPNPRIGPWLRLMQKIAVDQGLVPEFEITLEATHHGPVTNTPTMFVEIGSTEEYWCRQDAAQAIALVLWKGLGLDEGNTVGSWQGNSEKVLLGIGGGHYAPRHMDIVIKDGIWVGHLLSGYSLPMEVSPQGNGKSYSDVGGMWKHSIKVSYDATKAAFPGGQVIAHLDQKSFKGWQKNAIMSYLQELNIRIGKPNDFI, from the exons atggtggtgctggtggtggcgacggcgtcggACCCGGCGTCTATCGGCccagccgccgccttcctcgccaTGCCCGGCTGGTCTCCCGGCCCGCCCATCCCC GAGGGGATGGAGAGCTTTACAAACGGGGACGTTCGACTATTGAAGCATGAACGCAGCATCATTGCGGAGGATGATCTTGACAACCGGTGGCAGGCAGCCACTGGAGAGGCTGTTTCTGAGGTCATATTCCTCAGCAAACACACTGCTGTCTCCAACCGTCCTGCGCTTACTGTCCATCCAATCG GTGTGCCACATCTAAGAGAAGATGAGACGCCACCTCAAGGAGGGAGACCAGGATGGGCAGCTCTGCCCAATCCTCGAATTGGTCCATGGCTCCGTTTGATGCAAAAGATTGCGGTAGACCAAGGTCTTGTTCCAGAGTTTGAG ATTACACTGGAAGCTACTCACCATGGACCAGTCACCAATACACCAACGATGTTTGTTGAGATAG GAAGTACTGAAGAATATTGGTGTCGGCAAGATGCTGCTCAGGCGATTGCCCTA GTTCTTTGGAAAGGTCTAGGGCTTGATGAAGGAAATACTGTTGGAAGTTGGCAGGG TAATAGTGAAAAAGTTCTACTTGGTATAGGAGGTGGTCACTATGCTCCTCGCCATATGGATATTGTCAT CAAAGATGGCATATGGGTGGGTCATCTGCTCTCTGGTTACTCATTGCCTATGGAAGTGTCACCTCAAGGAAATGGAAAAAGTTATAGTGATGTTGGTGGAATGTGGAAGCATTCCATCAAAGTTTCATATGATGCCACGAAGGCAGCATTTCCTGGTGGTCAAGTTATAGCACATCTTGATCAAAA GAGCTTCAAGGGCTGGCAAAAGAATGCTATCATGAGCTACTTGCAGGAGCTGAACATAAGGATAGGAAAACCTAATGATTTCATCTAA